A genomic segment from Chitinophaga flava encodes:
- a CDS encoding DUF58 domain-containing protein translates to MSNLLDPKILLAIKDLHLAAKTAVDGFMAGMHTSRVKGAGLEFSQYRSYQPGDDLRWLDWKMYARSDRYYIRESEMETSIDVGLLIDASNSMLHTEDGISKIDYARYLAASLGYLAHLQGDAAGLAVLHHNQLFSMAARREAQHMARLYYQLEKIQPGGTFTQPVHYRDLFAGPHNRQLLIFITDYYEQSGEITNLLQTLAALGHEILVFHLLGKKELTGNFKGYDAVEDLETGQQIELTGIADTDYPVNLETYTASLRKQLLQKRIYYRQHILQEPMDAVLRDFLNQRNKMRR, encoded by the coding sequence ATGAGTAACCTGCTTGATCCAAAGATATTACTGGCCATCAAAGACCTGCACCTGGCTGCTAAAACGGCTGTGGACGGGTTTATGGCGGGTATGCATACCAGCAGGGTAAAGGGAGCCGGGCTCGAATTCAGCCAGTATCGCAGCTATCAGCCCGGAGATGATCTCCGCTGGCTCGACTGGAAAATGTATGCCCGGTCCGACAGATATTATATCCGGGAATCAGAAATGGAAACCAGCATAGATGTGGGCTTGCTGATAGACGCCAGCAACTCCATGCTGCATACCGAAGATGGTATCTCTAAAATAGATTATGCCCGTTATCTCGCTGCTTCCCTCGGCTATCTGGCCCATCTGCAGGGAGATGCAGCTGGCCTCGCGGTATTGCATCACAACCAGCTCTTTAGCATGGCTGCCCGCAGGGAAGCACAGCATATGGCAAGACTATATTATCAGCTGGAAAAAATACAACCCGGCGGAACCTTCACCCAGCCGGTTCATTACCGGGATCTCTTTGCCGGCCCACATAACCGGCAACTGCTCATTTTTATCACCGATTATTATGAGCAATCCGGAGAAATCACTAACCTGTTACAAACACTGGCTGCGCTGGGACATGAGATATTGGTGTTTCACCTGTTAGGTAAAAAAGAACTGACCGGCAACTTTAAAGGATATGATGCAGTGGAAGACCTGGAAACAGGCCAACAGATTGAACTTACCGGCATTGCCGATACAGACTATCCTGTGAACCTGGAAACATATACAGCCTCCCTGCGTAAACAGTTATTACAGAAACGGATCTATTACCGCCAACATATATTGCAGGAGCCGATGGACGCTGTCCTGCGCGATTTTCTGAACCAGCGTAATAAAATGAGAAGATAG
- a CDS encoding AAA family ATPase, which yields MGIQLLEKLPLLKQEIRKVIVGQEAVLDEVLVAMLAGGHCLLEGVPGLAKTLMVRTLSQALHLSFRRIQFTPDLMPTDIIGTEVLEEDHVTGKRFFKFNKGPLFANIILADEINRTPPKTQSALLEAMQEFEVTYAGQTYALDRPFFILATQNPIEQSGTYPLPEAQLDRFLLYVKIGYPSEQEETAILAGTTGTRKVQVQPVLDANDIQQLQQLVREVSIDADLVTFVSRLVRSTRPDTSTIDYVKEWVRWGAGPRAGQALILTAKAHALLQGRYAVTMEDIAAMAYPVLRHRILMNFRAEAEGVHPDKVTEKLLQQVERTATRLS from the coding sequence ATGGGTATACAATTGCTGGAAAAGTTGCCGCTGTTAAAACAGGAAATCAGAAAAGTCATTGTGGGCCAGGAAGCGGTGCTGGATGAGGTACTGGTAGCCATGCTGGCCGGAGGTCACTGTCTCCTGGAAGGGGTGCCCGGACTTGCCAAAACACTGATGGTACGAACGCTTTCGCAGGCACTGCACCTGTCTTTCCGCCGTATACAGTTTACACCCGATCTGATGCCAACAGATATTATTGGTACAGAAGTGCTGGAAGAAGATCATGTGACCGGCAAAAGATTTTTTAAGTTCAACAAAGGCCCGCTGTTTGCCAACATCATCCTGGCTGATGAGATCAATCGGACCCCACCGAAAACACAATCTGCCCTGCTGGAAGCCATGCAGGAATTTGAAGTGACCTATGCCGGACAAACCTACGCGCTGGACAGGCCCTTCTTTATCCTGGCTACCCAGAACCCGATAGAACAATCCGGTACTTATCCGCTGCCGGAAGCGCAGCTGGACCGTTTTCTGTTATACGTGAAAATAGGCTACCCGTCTGAACAGGAGGAGACTGCTATCCTGGCTGGTACCACCGGCACACGCAAAGTGCAGGTGCAGCCTGTGCTTGATGCCAATGATATTCAGCAGCTGCAGCAACTGGTCCGCGAAGTGAGTATCGATGCTGATCTGGTGACCTTTGTAAGCCGCCTGGTACGCAGTACCCGACCGGATACTTCTACTATTGATTATGTAAAGGAATGGGTGCGTTGGGGCGCTGGTCCCAGAGCAGGACAGGCATTGATCCTTACGGCCAAGGCCCATGCCTTACTACAGGGCCGTTACGCCGTTACAATGGAAGATATTGCAGCCATGGCTTATCCGGTGCTGAGACATCGTATCCTGATGAATTTCAGGGCAGAAGCGGAAGGTGTCCATCCGGATAAGGTGACGGAGAAATTGTTGCAACAGGTGGAACGTACCGCCACCCGCTTATCGTGA
- a CDS encoding DUF4159 domain-containing protein yields MQGNTFTFVRLRYRSGDWDTDQRMPSNLLNSLIEYTTIPVAMQEKVVDLSSAEIFQYPFCYLSGHKLVQFDTTEAAHFKQYVSKGGFVFVDDCNHDIDGLFARSFETQMTQLFGAHALKKIPSSHAIYNSFFKFEKGPPNTSFELNGWGDDLIHDYLKAIEINGRIGVLYSNKDYGCEWDYDFRNKRFLAEDNTKFGVNIIVYALAL; encoded by the coding sequence ATGCAAGGGAACACATTTACATTTGTGAGGCTAAGATACCGGTCGGGCGACTGGGACACAGACCAGCGGATGCCCTCCAACCTGCTCAATTCACTAATTGAGTACACCACTATTCCTGTAGCCATGCAGGAGAAAGTCGTAGACCTCAGCAGTGCAGAGATCTTCCAGTATCCTTTCTGTTATTTAAGTGGTCACAAACTGGTGCAGTTTGATACTACCGAAGCGGCACATTTCAAACAATATGTCAGCAAGGGCGGATTTGTTTTTGTGGATGATTGCAACCACGACATTGACGGTCTTTTTGCCCGTTCGTTTGAAACGCAGATGACACAACTGTTTGGAGCACATGCATTAAAAAAGATTCCATCTTCTCATGCCATCTACAATAGTTTTTTCAAATTCGAAAAAGGCCCGCCCAATACCTCCTTTGAGCTCAACGGCTGGGGCGATGATCTTATACACGACTATCTCAAGGCCATAGAAATAAATGGTCGTATAGGCGTTTTGTATAGTAACAAGGACTATGGCTGCGAATGGGATTATGACTTCCGCAACAAACGTTTTCTGGCGGAAGATAATACCAAGTTTGGAGTGAATATAATTGTATATGCCCTCGCCCTGTAA
- a CDS encoding SusC/RagA family TonB-linked outer membrane protein, translating to MSSSILRKLCFLLIVLCTATATAIAQKTITGKVTGAADGAGLPGVTITVPGTSTGTQTDVNGHFRLQTPANAQTLSFSFMGYEPLTITIANREVINVALQSTSKGLGEVVVVGYGVQNRRDVTGTISSVKGADINNLPVSDAAQAMQGRVTGVDIVRSDGQPGSTPSIRIRGTGTINNAEPLIIIDGVPASGLSDINPNDIASMEVLKDASSSAIYGTRAANGVIIITSKKGNYGEKLKTTVNLYKGVSNAIRYIPLLTAPDLVMLKKERYTNDGKTIDPIWNDPFYATQRTDWQRALLGSGQVTNADVNLRGGNNSSNYLFSAGYYDEKGIIENTYFKRYTIRINSEHKLSKRFKVGENMQLTYRQNEGFDTYSSQTGLIFSALRFNPAIPVRNPDGSYGSSKASNELGDINNPVFTAETTDGWAKNYRLLASVYGELEILDGLTLRGNYGFDGSIYNQSNFVPKVLDQTRTRDHAELWNRSESNSSQLSELFLTYNKIFHQHHLTLTGGYSQQVAKGSYFKGERWGYGDESRDVRVLDNGNDIHDASGNFNPENAIASGFIRGFYGFKDKYLLTVTFRADGSSRFAPGRRWGYFPAFSAGWRVSDERFFKDNVTFMSNLKVTGGWGQLGNQNVRDFQYLAPVDKDRRYNFGENPYTGIWNSRLANPNITWEKAEMTNVSLEAGFFQNKLNAVITWFNKNTKDMLVPAAAMDLHGTASIPDQNIGQLNNKGWEVEVSYQGGNDRFRYNVSANASFIKNTVTRLYEAGTYISSSNYGRQNQEISRTYEGQPLASFYGWKTNGIYQTQQDIDNDPNISKDPNKGSIKPGDVRFLDINGDGIINEQDRTYLGDPNPKVVYGIQAGARYKGFDLNLSFAGVGGVKLYNADKMQGMDPTYSYNMYAEALNRWHGPGTSNSVPRMSLSSDNSNNRTSDRFVEKGDYFSLRNIALGYTIPAKVWGHSGISDIRVYVAAQNLFILTSYSGLTPQLGYNDNTKDGNRQRGVDVAAYPQARSFTFGATLNF from the coding sequence ATGAGTTCTTCCATTCTTAGAAAACTATGCTTTCTGCTGATAGTCCTGTGTACAGCCACGGCCACAGCTATCGCGCAGAAGACCATTACCGGCAAAGTGACCGGCGCCGCCGACGGGGCCGGTTTGCCCGGCGTCACCATTACCGTGCCCGGAACCAGCACCGGCACACAAACAGACGTCAACGGCCATTTCAGGCTACAGACGCCCGCCAACGCACAAACGCTGTCGTTTTCCTTTATGGGTTATGAACCACTGACCATCACCATCGCCAACAGAGAAGTAATCAATGTCGCCCTGCAATCCACCAGCAAAGGACTGGGTGAAGTAGTAGTGGTGGGCTATGGCGTACAAAACCGCCGGGATGTAACCGGCACTATCTCTTCCGTAAAAGGCGCCGACATCAACAACCTCCCGGTCAGTGATGCCGCACAGGCCATGCAGGGCCGCGTTACCGGAGTAGATATCGTCCGCTCCGACGGACAGCCCGGCAGCACACCCAGTATTCGTATACGCGGCACCGGTACCATCAACAATGCAGAGCCACTGATCATCATCGATGGCGTTCCGGCCAGCGGCCTCAGTGATATCAACCCCAACGATATCGCCTCCATGGAAGTATTGAAAGATGCCTCCTCTTCTGCCATCTACGGTACCCGCGCGGCCAACGGCGTTATCATCATCACCAGCAAAAAAGGTAACTACGGCGAAAAGCTGAAAACGACTGTCAACTTATACAAAGGTGTCTCCAATGCCATCCGGTATATTCCGCTGCTCACCGCACCAGACCTGGTAATGCTGAAAAAAGAAAGGTATACCAATGACGGTAAAACAATAGACCCTATCTGGAACGATCCCTTTTATGCCACACAACGCACCGACTGGCAGCGGGCCCTGCTCGGCTCCGGCCAGGTGACCAACGCCGATGTAAACCTCCGCGGTGGCAACAACAGTTCCAACTACCTCTTCAGTGCCGGCTACTACGATGAAAAAGGCATCATCGAAAACACCTATTTCAAACGGTATACTATCCGTATCAACTCAGAACATAAACTGAGCAAACGTTTTAAAGTCGGTGAAAATATGCAGCTGACCTATCGCCAGAACGAAGGCTTTGATACCTATTCTTCACAGACAGGTCTTATCTTCAGCGCACTGCGTTTTAATCCCGCCATTCCGGTACGCAATCCCGACGGCAGCTACGGTTCTTCTAAAGCCAGCAACGAACTGGGAGACATCAACAACCCCGTTTTCACCGCGGAAACAACTGACGGCTGGGCCAAAAACTATCGTCTGCTGGCCAGTGTATACGGAGAGCTGGAAATCCTTGATGGTCTTACATTACGGGGCAACTATGGCTTCGATGGCAGCATCTACAACCAGTCCAATTTTGTGCCCAAGGTACTGGACCAAACCCGTACCCGCGACCACGCCGAACTATGGAACCGCAGCGAATCCAACAGCTCCCAGCTCAGTGAACTGTTTCTCACCTACAACAAAATCTTCCATCAACATCATCTTACCCTCACTGGTGGCTACTCACAGCAGGTGGCCAAAGGCTCCTACTTTAAAGGAGAACGCTGGGGTTACGGCGATGAGTCCCGCGACGTAAGGGTTCTTGATAACGGCAACGATATTCATGATGCCAGCGGGAACTTCAACCCGGAAAACGCCATCGCTTCCGGCTTTATCAGAGGCTTCTACGGATTTAAAGACAAATACCTGCTCACGGTCACTTTCCGCGCGGATGGCTCTTCCCGCTTTGCTCCGGGTAGGCGTTGGGGTTATTTCCCCGCTTTCTCTGCCGGATGGAGGGTTTCCGATGAACGTTTCTTCAAAGACAACGTAACCTTTATGAGCAACCTGAAAGTCACTGGTGGCTGGGGACAGCTGGGCAATCAGAATGTTCGCGATTTCCAGTATCTGGCGCCGGTGGATAAAGACAGACGTTACAACTTCGGCGAAAATCCTTACACCGGTATCTGGAACTCCCGTCTGGCTAACCCCAACATCACCTGGGAAAAAGCAGAGATGACCAATGTCAGCCTGGAAGCAGGTTTCTTCCAGAACAAACTGAACGCCGTCATCACCTGGTTTAATAAAAACACCAAAGATATGCTGGTGCCAGCCGCCGCTATGGACCTGCATGGTACTGCCTCTATTCCTGATCAGAATATCGGTCAGCTCAACAACAAGGGATGGGAAGTGGAAGTCAGCTACCAGGGCGGCAACGACCGTTTCCGTTATAATGTCTCTGCCAACGCGTCCTTTATTAAAAACACCGTTACACGGCTATACGAAGCTGGTACCTATATCTCCTCCTCCAACTACGGACGGCAGAACCAGGAAATTTCCCGCACCTACGAAGGACAACCGCTGGCGTCTTTCTATGGCTGGAAAACCAATGGTATCTATCAAACACAACAGGATATCGACAATGATCCCAACATCAGCAAAGACCCCAACAAGGGCAGTATCAAACCAGGTGATGTACGTTTCCTCGATATCAATGGTGACGGCATTATCAATGAACAGGACCGTACCTACCTCGGAGATCCCAATCCCAAAGTGGTATATGGCATCCAGGCGGGCGCCCGGTATAAAGGCTTTGACCTGAACCTTTCCTTTGCAGGTGTAGGCGGCGTAAAACTGTACAACGCTGATAAAATGCAGGGTATGGACCCTACCTATTCCTACAACATGTATGCAGAAGCCCTCAACCGCTGGCATGGTCCCGGCACCAGCAACAGCGTGCCGCGTATGTCACTCAGCAGCGATAATAGCAACAACCGCACTTCAGACCGCTTCGTAGAGAAAGGTGATTACTTCTCTCTGCGTAATATCGCCCTCGGCTATACGATTCCGGCGAAAGTATGGGGCCATAGCGGCATCTCAGACATCAGGGTATATGTGGCCGCACAAAACCTTTTTATCCTCACCTCCTACTCCGGGCTTACCCCCCAACTGGGCTACAACGACAACACCAAAGACGGCAACCGTCAGCGCGGTGTTGATGTAGCCGCCTATCCTCAAGCCAGAAGCTTCACTTTTGGCGCTACGCTCAACTTCTAA
- a CDS encoding RagB/SusD family nutrient uptake outer membrane protein has translation MQRIKHILSIGIITTSLLCACKNVLDVQPQGNFTTGNYWRNQDQAVDGITGIYNILLEEDYTGFNEFVFDNCSDDQVRGGDHDYDDAIEAFSYDASTPTVKAGWRWKYETINRANNALINIPKITNIDPVIEARCLGEARFLRAFAYWRLLLIYGEAPVITEDDVEKVNYNKPKVSSDQLRQQIEADLLAAADALPESYSETDKGRVSKGTAWGLLCKLYMEWGKLDKAILYGSKVTSNPNYALAPRYSDNFSPATGNNSEMLLAVQTVDGNGYSDFITYHAPRKWNGWSFFYPTKGLVDEFETGDPRKEICIMAPGDKVNVGTGIEIATPDLSWSGYHYKKFCSWKPSGGLNYSLKTPLMRSADIYLLVAEAKIRLNGPGAGDAEIQAIRTRASATLPPVSNAGMKELMHERRVELCGENERQQDLLRWDKAKLIDIVAINNQPKLAYDGTVMSRGGAPRKFIKPKHYYFPMPQQEIDRSKGILIQNPNY, from the coding sequence ATGCAACGTATCAAACATATACTCTCCATCGGTATCATTACCACCTCCCTCCTGTGCGCCTGTAAAAATGTACTGGACGTACAACCGCAGGGCAACTTTACCACTGGCAACTACTGGCGTAATCAGGACCAGGCCGTAGATGGCATCACTGGTATTTACAACATATTACTGGAAGAAGACTATACAGGTTTTAACGAATTTGTTTTTGATAACTGTTCAGATGATCAGGTCCGTGGCGGAGACCATGACTACGACGATGCGATAGAAGCCTTCTCCTACGATGCTTCCACACCTACTGTGAAAGCAGGATGGAGATGGAAATATGAAACCATCAACCGCGCCAACAATGCACTGATCAATATTCCGAAGATCACTAACATAGATCCGGTGATCGAAGCGCGTTGCCTGGGAGAAGCCCGTTTCCTCCGCGCCTTCGCTTACTGGCGGCTCCTACTGATTTATGGGGAAGCACCTGTTATCACAGAAGATGATGTGGAGAAAGTCAACTACAACAAACCCAAGGTCAGTTCAGACCAGCTGCGGCAGCAGATAGAAGCTGATCTGCTGGCGGCTGCCGATGCACTTCCTGAAAGTTATAGCGAAACCGACAAAGGCCGCGTCAGCAAAGGAACAGCCTGGGGTCTGCTTTGCAAACTGTATATGGAATGGGGCAAACTGGACAAAGCCATTCTCTATGGCAGCAAAGTGACCAGCAATCCAAACTACGCGCTGGCGCCACGTTACAGCGATAATTTCAGTCCGGCTACCGGCAATAATTCCGAAATGCTGCTGGCGGTACAAACCGTTGACGGAAACGGCTACTCTGATTTTATCACTTATCACGCACCCCGCAAATGGAACGGATGGAGTTTCTTTTATCCTACCAAAGGACTGGTAGATGAATTTGAGACCGGCGACCCGCGCAAAGAGATCTGTATCATGGCACCCGGTGACAAAGTGAATGTAGGCACTGGTATTGAGATTGCCACGCCAGACCTGTCCTGGTCAGGTTATCATTACAAAAAATTCTGTAGCTGGAAACCTTCCGGAGGGCTGAACTACTCGCTGAAAACACCTTTGATGCGGAGTGCAGACATCTATCTGCTGGTGGCTGAGGCCAAAATCAGGTTAAATGGCCCAGGTGCCGGTGATGCGGAGATACAGGCCATCAGGACGCGTGCATCTGCTACATTGCCTCCTGTAAGCAATGCCGGCATGAAAGAGCTGATGCATGAACGCAGGGTGGAACTATGCGGAGAGAATGAAAGGCAGCAAGACCTGCTACGCTGGGACAAAGCCAAACTGATAGACATTGTTGCAATCAACAATCAGCCTAAACTGGCTTATGATGGTACGGTGATGAGCAGAGGCGGTGCCCCACGGAAGTTTATCAAACCTAAGCATTATTATTTCCCGATGCCACAACAGGAGATAGACAGGAGCAAGGGCATTTTAATACAGAACCCTAACTACTAA
- a CDS encoding aldose epimerase family protein, translated as MEINFRALPALMISGAAVLASCNNTATPKETKDDAADSTSITASTGHSYGQAYGQEVLQYTLHNDAGTEVKILNYGGIVTDIITADKQGQKGNVVLSYDSLSGYQQKGQPYFGALIGRYANRIANARFKLDGKDYTLAANDHGNTLHGGMKGFDKVIWAASQAGDSSLQLEYTSKDGEEGYPGNLKATVVYTLTPDNALKISYSATADKPTPVNLTNHTYFNLSAGKDSNILNQELELKASRYTPVNDKLIPSGQLQPVKGTVMDFTTPKKVGKDIAAVKGGYDHNYVLDKTSKDLETVASLYDPISGRYMEMATTEPGVQFYSGNFLDGTLANTRNGQKYVQHAGLCLEAQHFPDSPNQPDFPNVILKPGETYTQTTVYRFSTK; from the coding sequence ATGGAAATCAATTTCAGGGCACTCCCCGCCCTTATGATCTCAGGCGCTGCAGTCCTGGCATCCTGTAACAACACTGCTACTCCCAAAGAAACCAAAGATGATGCTGCCGATTCAACCAGTATTACCGCTTCGACAGGGCATAGCTATGGCCAGGCATACGGACAGGAAGTGCTGCAATACACCCTGCACAATGATGCCGGCACAGAGGTGAAGATCCTCAACTACGGAGGTATCGTCACCGATATCATCACAGCTGATAAACAGGGCCAGAAAGGTAATGTGGTGCTGTCTTATGATTCTCTGAGCGGCTACCAGCAAAAAGGACAGCCCTATTTCGGAGCACTGATCGGCCGTTATGCCAATCGTATCGCCAACGCCAGATTTAAACTCGACGGTAAAGACTACACGCTCGCAGCTAACGATCACGGCAACACGCTCCACGGCGGTATGAAAGGATTTGATAAAGTGATATGGGCCGCCTCCCAGGCCGGCGACAGCAGCCTGCAACTGGAATATACCAGCAAAGACGGAGAAGAAGGTTACCCCGGCAATCTCAAGGCCACCGTGGTATACACCCTCACTCCCGATAATGCCCTGAAAATCAGCTATAGCGCCACTGCGGATAAACCAACACCGGTGAATCTTACCAACCACACTTATTTCAATCTGTCGGCAGGTAAAGACAGCAACATCCTCAACCAGGAACTGGAGCTGAAAGCCAGCCGCTATACACCGGTGAATGATAAACTGATACCATCCGGCCAGCTGCAGCCAGTGAAAGGCACCGTAATGGACTTCACCACCCCGAAAAAAGTAGGGAAAGATATTGCAGCCGTGAAAGGTGGTTATGATCATAACTACGTGCTGGATAAAACATCCAAAGACCTCGAAACAGTAGCCTCCCTTTATGACCCAATCAGCGGTCGTTATATGGAGATGGCTACTACAGAACCCGGTGTTCAGTTCTATTCCGGCAACTTCCTCGATGGTACCCTTGCAAACACCCGCAACGGACAGAAATATGTGCAGCATGCCGGCCTTTGCCTGGAAGCACAACATTTCCCTGATTCCCCCAATCAGCCCGACTTTCCGAATGTAATACTCAAACCAGGAGAAACCTATACCCAAACAACGGTCTATAGATTCTCCACCAAATAA
- the pepE gene encoding dipeptidase PepE: MKHIVLASTSTLYGEGYLAYLQPVMKTLFAGVSEIIFVPFARPGGISHDEYTAKAAAAFEPLQIKVKGLHTFADPAAAIREAQGFFTGGGNTFLLVKELLERGLMDKLKAAVEEGRPYMGCSAGSNIGGVSMQTTNDMPIVYPPGFQTMGLVPFNLNPHYLDPIPDLPHMGETRETRIREFHTQHTTPVLGLREGGWIHVKGEAITLEGKVSARIFEAGKTPYEVEPGSSLNFLRQS, encoded by the coding sequence ATGAAACATATTGTACTGGCCAGCACTTCCACCCTTTATGGTGAAGGTTACCTGGCTTATTTGCAGCCTGTGATGAAGACGCTGTTTGCCGGCGTCAGCGAGATCATTTTTGTGCCGTTTGCCCGTCCGGGTGGGATTTCCCATGATGAATACACTGCTAAAGCCGCGGCTGCATTTGAGCCGCTGCAGATAAAAGTAAAAGGGTTGCATACCTTTGCCGACCCTGCAGCCGCTATCCGGGAAGCACAGGGCTTTTTCACCGGAGGAGGCAATACCTTCCTGCTGGTAAAAGAACTGCTGGAACGCGGACTGATGGACAAATTAAAAGCAGCCGTAGAAGAAGGCCGTCCTTACATGGGATGCAGCGCCGGCAGCAACATCGGCGGTGTTTCCATGCAAACTACCAACGATATGCCCATCGTTTATCCTCCCGGATTCCAGACAATGGGACTGGTGCCTTTTAACCTGAATCCACACTACCTCGACCCTATCCCCGATCTGCCGCATATGGGAGAAACCAGAGAGACACGCATCCGCGAATTCCATACCCAACACACCACACCTGTGCTGGGCCTGCGCGAAGGCGGCTGGATACATGTCAAAGGTGAAGCCATCACCCTGGAAGGCAAAGTAAGCGCCCGTATCTTCGAAGCCGGTAAAACGCCTTATGAAGTGGAACCCGGCAGCAGCCTCAATTTTCTCCGCCAATCCTGA
- a CDS encoding TetR/AcrR family transcriptional regulator translates to MRLKDENKLITIQEKAIEMIVREGFDGLSMHKLAKAANISVSTIYVYFKNREDLLNQLYIAVSALFAKETLHNFDPNMDFEAGLWLQWTNRYRYIQQYPLHYHFSEQFRNSPLIHHPDIKEDVFRSTMQQFVANAVRKQQIADLPEEVYWALAYGPFYILVNFHLHNAALAGKPFQLSEETMNITFARTLQSLKK, encoded by the coding sequence ATGCGCTTAAAAGATGAGAACAAACTAATTACTATACAGGAAAAGGCCATCGAAATGATCGTCAGAGAAGGTTTCGATGGCCTCAGTATGCACAAGCTGGCCAAAGCAGCCAACATCTCTGTTTCCACCATATACGTCTATTTCAAAAACCGGGAAGACCTGCTTAATCAGCTGTATATCGCTGTATCAGCACTGTTTGCCAAAGAAACCCTGCACAACTTTGACCCCAACATGGACTTCGAAGCCGGCCTATGGCTGCAGTGGACGAACCGTTACCGCTATATTCAGCAGTATCCGCTGCATTATCATTTTTCGGAACAGTTCCGTAACTCCCCGCTGATCCATCATCCGGATATTAAAGAAGATGTTTTCCGCAGCACCATGCAGCAGTTTGTGGCTAACGCCGTCCGGAAACAACAGATTGCCGACCTGCCTGAAGAAGTATACTGGGCGCTGGCCTACGGGCCTTTTTATATACTGGTCAACTTCCACCTGCATAATGCAGCCCTGGCTGGCAAACCATTCCAACTGAGTGAAGAAACAATGAACATAACTTTTGCAAGAACCCTGCAATCCTTAAAAAAATGA
- a CDS encoding DEAD/DEAH box helicase → MQKGTYSLEDILSNLKIKTLNDMQEASVAANRQHSDVILLSATGSGKTLAFLLPVLERLDPANKKTQAMIVAPSRELALQIEKVFKLMGTGYKITATYGGHLRETEENNLVQPPAVIVGTPGRICDHIRRGNITTDTIETLVLDEFDKSLELGFQEEVSFIISSLPGVTKRILTSATEAVDIPDFVNLDNPQKLNFLPEDGTPQARLAYQQVLSPENDKVETLFRLICHLGNRSTIVFCNHREAVERTSTMLSEKGILNEFYHGAMEQRERDSALCKFRNGTVNVLVTTDLAARGLDIPNIRYIVHFHLPHTEDSWTHRNGRTARMEASGTAIVILAPDEKLMPYITETVDTIQLPEKAVLPEKPKWTTLFISAGKKDKVNKIDIVGFLTKKGMLKKEDVGLIEVKDFFSFVAIVKSKASNTLHIIKDERIKNKKVKIDVAK, encoded by the coding sequence ATGCAAAAAGGAACATATTCATTAGAAGATATTCTTTCTAATCTCAAGATCAAAACGCTCAATGACATGCAGGAAGCGTCTGTTGCGGCCAACCGCCAGCATTCCGATGTCATTCTGCTCTCTGCTACCGGCTCCGGTAAAACGCTGGCTTTCCTCCTGCCCGTCCTCGAACGGCTCGACCCTGCCAATAAAAAGACACAGGCCATGATCGTGGCTCCTTCCCGTGAACTGGCCCTTCAGATAGAAAAGGTCTTCAAACTCATGGGGACCGGTTACAAGATCACCGCCACTTATGGCGGACACCTCCGTGAAACGGAAGAAAACAACCTGGTACAGCCGCCTGCCGTAATCGTAGGCACACCGGGCCGTATCTGTGACCATATCCGCAGAGGCAATATCACTACCGATACCATCGAAACACTGGTGCTCGACGAATTCGATAAATCACTGGAACTGGGTTTCCAGGAAGAAGTATCCTTTATCATTTCCTCCCTGCCTGGTGTAACCAAGCGTATCCTCACCTCCGCCACAGAAGCGGTAGACATCCCGGATTTTGTAAACCTGGATAATCCGCAGAAACTCAATTTCCTGCCGGAAGATGGAACTCCACAGGCCCGTCTGGCTTATCAACAGGTATTATCACCTGAAAATGATAAGGTAGAAACCCTGTTCCGCCTGATCTGCCACCTGGGCAACCGCTCTACCATCGTGTTCTGTAACCATCGTGAGGCGGTGGAACGCACCAGCACTATGCTGTCTGAGAAAGGTATCCTCAACGAATTCTACCACGGCGCCATGGAACAAAGAGAGCGTGACAGCGCCCTCTGCAAATTCCGTAACGGCACTGTCAACGTACTGGTGACCACCGACCTGGCCGCCCGCGGACTGGATATTCCTAATATCCGTTATATCGTACACTTCCACCTGCCTCATACAGAAGACAGCTGGACACACCGCAATGGCCGTACCGCCAGAATGGAAGCCAGTGGCACCGCAATCGTCATCCTCGCACCAGACGAAAAACTGATGCCGTACATTACCGAAACAGTGGACACCATCCAGCTGCCGGAAAAAGCGGTCCTGCCGGAAAAACCAAAATGGACAACCCTGTTCATCTCCGCAGGTAAAAAGGATAAAGTCAATAAAATCGATATCGTCGGTTTCCTCACCAAAAAAGGCATGCTTAAAAAAGAAGATGTAGGGCTGATAGAAGTGAAGGATTTCTTCTCTTTTGTGGCTATCGTGAAGTCAAAGGCATCCAATACTTTACACATCATCAAAGATGAGCGGATAAAGAATAAAAAGGTGAAAATAGATGTAGCGAAGTAA